Part of the Tenebrio molitor chromosome 4, icTenMoli1.1, whole genome shotgun sequence genome, AgagtttttcaaattctaacaatttgccttgattattttgtttctccatacctgaaaaacaacgtgttcaaaaacaggcctgacacaattcccgaattaatgcaagtatTTACTGATaattgcaatttaattgatatcccgactttgcgaaggtcatttgaaaacatgaagcgaagaataacattatgtttggaagctgaaaGCAGACACTTCAAACATTTACCCTAGTTTTTGTAAAGATACGATTAGAGCTCCTGATGTACGACCCTTTTGTACAATGTTTGAGCTAGTTAGTAATAAAGATCATTTTCATCCTGGaaacaatatttgttcttTGATGTCACTGATCAATTTCATATTTACCAAAATTCGAACGTATTGCGACATAGCATTTGGTCTCCAAATATTGATCGTTGGATCGCTAGTGAATTTTTTACAGtataatttttagaaaaataattattcatttCTAATCCATCCTAACAAAAACTTCAACATAAAGATAGAttcgcaatttttattaatcatcAAGAAACAGACtccaatataacaaaaatgttaattattaaaaatccagGACAACCAATGTGTCGAATCCCTTCTCTGTCCCTCTTATTATTTatcactattattattatcatcaagATCATGAAgttgtaaaacaaaacatcGTCAGAAGACTTCAATGATAATGAAATGTTAGTAACTTCTGATGAAGAAGACGAGGCAGATTTTGGTagcaaataattaaaaaaagcaaGATTTTAAAGCTTGTCTTCAAACGTTCCTTAAATGAAGTTAAGTCGAAAatgtgtgtatttttttttttcagtgccATGGTAAAACAAgcagaataaataaataaacttatgTCCGTAGTATGAAGTTATTTGCTCCAGTTTATAAAGAACTCCACTAGTAACTATTGTTTCTAATTTATTAGAACAGTCACAACGAAACAATTTccagaaatttacaaaaattcatttttcgaaaaaagctTTGTTCAGATAGGAAGTCACAACGTGCTTAAACATTTACAATAGATTTACTTTCTTCTAAAAAAtatactaaaaaaataataattagaagaataatttattgaaatttaaataatggaAGTTTTATCCAATGTAGTAATTTGAAATTCTAGATACATGTCTTAATGTGGAACTAATTTTAAGttgttacatattttttatgtactTTCTTAACCCCTTGTACTTTTTCAAATCCTAACGTTTGCATTCCTTAAATGttaacaattattaattatcttaattaataaacaaaacaacaaaaaatgtttttgatatCGTCCATCACAATTAAACTAAATTTGCTCGGACGTTACATGTTAATTTACCAAAACTTTAAAAGACCTACTTTCTggaatattaattatttttgattacatttttgcaaatattcaacaatttcTCTTCGATTATTTTCACTTGCAACATCCAAAGcagtttttttgtatttatcggtGATGTGAACGTTAGCCTTGGCTTCTACGAGATGTTGGACTACAGTAAAATACCCCTTCCCAGCAGCTATGTGAAGAGCTGTTCTTCCCTCAACGTTAACAaaatcaataatatttttaaacgctTGTACCAAATAGCTAACTGTGTCCGCGAATCCCTTTAAGGCCGCTTGATGCAAACATGTCTCCTTGTCTTCAGTAATAACTTCCACTTTCGCTCCTTTTGCAACCAAAAATTCAATCAGATCGCCATGTCCTCCACGAGCAGCGGTATGCAGAGGTGTTAGTAGACGATGACTGGCTTGATTTGGATTAAATCCAGCATCGACCAAAAGTTGAACAACTTCTTTATGACCTTTGCACGTCGCACGATGTAGCGGTGTTAAGCCCCATTTATCCCTAGCTTTAGATTTATGGCCTTTATCCAATAACTGCTTTACCACTTTCGCGTGTCCAAGTTGCGCTGCCAGATGTAGCGGAATTCGACCATCGTTGTTTATAGCATCTGTATTGGCGCCTTTTTCGAGTAAAAATTCTACAAGAGGTGCATGTCCATGAAACGAAGCTAGATGCAAAGCGGTGTCCTTGTTGTGGTCAGTGGCTTCAATATTGACAATTTCTAGCAATTGCTTGACTTTTTCCACATCACCAATTTTTGCTAGATCGTGCAAACTGAATTGCCCACAGGCTTGAGACGACGACCTgacgataaaaaaaatcataagtGTCTAGAAAGTAAATTGGGGTCTACTTACCTTAGGTTATTATTTTCAAGATCCTTGAGATATCTTACGATATTCTTATGTTTCCTTTCAATTGCTAATTCCAATGCTGTTTTACCATCGTCGTTAGTGGCAGCTACATCGGCTCCATTTTCAACCAAATATTCTACAATATTTTGGTAACCCTCAAAAGCTGCATAATGTAATGCCGTTCTCTTGCTTTTGTCGAAGGCATTGATGTCAGCTCCGTTTTGAATCAAACACTCGACGACTTCGAATTGTCCCATCTGGACGGCCTGTTGGAGGACAGTTTCTCGCTCAATATCTTGAATATTAGGGTCTGCTCCGTTCGCGATTAAATATTCCACAATAATCTTGTTTGCCATAGAAGCTGTTTTATGCAGAGGTGTTTGTCCTAATTCATCAGTGGTATTTATTTGAGCTCCTTTCTCAACTAATATTTTGACAATATCAAAATGTCCCATTTTTGCTGCAAGTTGCAAAGCTGTATTTCCTTTGTAATCTTTCTTGTTGGCGTGTAGATTAGCgtctaaaaaaattcttacaaAATCTAAATGTCCCCATAATACAGCTTCGTGTAAAGGCGTTCTTCCCTCCGAACAAGTTCTTGTCAAATCTGCGTCATTGTCAACTAAcaattttgcaatttgtttGTGACCACTTTCCAAAGCCAGATTAAGGAGtggtttgttgtttttatcaAGATTTGATAAACCTTGTAGTTCGATTAGCGTAGATAATATGTTCCCATAACCAAGTGATACACAGTAGTTGCATAGAGTATTCAAATCTTGATAGTTGATTAGATACTTGAGTTTGAACTGTTCTCTTTTTGACAAGTTTTCTAAAGCCAATAACGATAACGAGGCATCAGCATATTCAAAACAATTCCATCCGAATAGTCGGTCCTTTTGCAAAGGATCAATTTCTTTTATGTTCAATAAACATTCTAGAATCTTCTGATGCTTCATGGAGTTCTCGCATTGATTTTGATTGTTACTAACTTCGATGTCTTTCAAAACAGGATATTTTCGTCCGAGCGACGAAGCTATATGCAGTGGTGTTCTTCCTCCACGATCTAGTTGCTCGAAATAGACAGGTGCAAGTCTTTCAACTTCAGAAACATCAAGTCTTAGAATCGCTTGGTGGAGTGGAAAACCTTCTGCCAGTTTAATGTTGAAGAAATTTCTAATGCGGtcgtatttttcttcaaaaataaatttcctcTTTTCAAGAGGAAATATTTCGTAATTTTCAGTTAACCACAGTGCGGCAAAAAATTCTGCATAAGTATGGTGAGAAAATGCAAATGTTTCATCTTTGTTCATTTTGATCATCAGCCCCAAAATATCACCGTACTGTTCAATCaacttcaaaaaatatttatcattcTTTAGTTTTAACAATTCTAAGAGACTTGGATCCAGGCATGATTTTAAAGCAGCAATTTCATATTCTCTGTAGTAATAATGTTTAAAAACGTCAATAACTATATTTGACTTTTCCGGATATTTAAATTCAGTCTTATTTAGATTATGTTGAAGTTTTCGTTCAATAAAATGGGAGTACATTCTGGTTAATGTTAGAATTTCTtccaaattgtcaaaattcttGTATCCACAGACAATTTCCGacacaataaacaaaaatagaggagtttttaaaatgttggtATCTATTTCTTCTATATTGCCGTCAAAGAGTTTGTAAGTTATTAATTCAACATTTGTTCTTTCCATGCCTTTTTCTTTAAGATGCTGAGACACGAATTCCTTCAAATATTCTTTCTTTAAATCTTCAACCTCGTATATGGAATATATTTCTAACTCGTTTCTTAAAGTATTTGTCAAGTATGTTGTACAAAAGTTCCAAACCTTGTAACCTGCCTCATTGATTTGCTTTAGGATGCCGATAGCGTTTGTAATGCTGTCATTGTCAAGTTCATCTAATCCGTCAAATAAAAACAAGATTTGCTTAAAC contains:
- the LOC138127859 gene encoding uncharacterized protein; amino-acid sequence: MAGSKEFAKGIINLGYEYEKLVPAYLSLRLLEDSSIKNFTLNVNPSGYRKFDDLTVNITTHEGPNERFLLQLKHRQLGRDQIEARSELNREKKNFNISDYRAEFERLSPEVQNNYKFILFTNATFRNFEAVRNYRTELCRTSFKAKVFNTDKIYQFQESKTDRQRTFYRKFYLYSAQKNVQQLVDAIVQIFRENFHSDSNTATCYIDFFGNLRMGNYLNTEITRDEIILKLTSLLLSNHVIRTPMREQRNHKIQQLEEAIKQFDVTLIQDIDQEFVKDNWCYSHRQDHLVEDWAKNNKMLPEQNKDMLDEKQKQLLHYLMQNLLFVNVTTNSEDVIYTVVNLCRSTENFKIKFVLTGKVIRDEVLKKWKIFRNLSELRSSQHIYHNMTTSFKISLQGRKAETLEAFNNQFDLNLDEFVTPDILFKMLQDDLVVGTAIEKLSGYYIPRILLKAEFNYKHLGEICEQNTVIVQCNGESKNFRNLLNKKFSDLKILNLHDYQQGPSQYEKSYVVLTDQNFDEENHPTIQLKLTQDNNLEWMKKKIKAEDLNVLDKQIKAIVGSPGIGKTTMMKRLANKCPLNYWVVIVPLQQHNWFLKTKPTTEAILKHFLNSNKKIDQQVLQYFQKFKQILFLFDGLDELDNDSITNAIGILKQINEAGYKVWNFCTTYLTNTLRNELEIYSIYEVEDLKKEYLKEFVSQHLKEKGMERTNVELITYKLFDGNIEEIDTNILKTPLFLFIVSEIVCGYKNFDNLEEILTLTRMYSHFIERKLQHNLNKTEFKYPEKSNIVIDVFKHYYYREYEIAALKSCLDPSLLELLKLKNDKYFLKLIEQYGDILGLMIKMNKDETFAFSHHTYAEFFAALWLTENYEIFPLEKRKFIFEEKYDRIRNFFNIKLAEGFPLHQAILRLDVSEVERLAPVYFEQLDRGGRTPLHIASSLGRKYPVLKDIEVSNNQNQCENSMKHQKILECLLNIKEIDPLQKDRLFGWNCFEYADASLSLLALENLSKREQFKLKYLINYQDLNTLCNYCVSLGYGNILSTLIELQGLSNLDKNNKPLLNLALESGHKQIAKLLVDNDADLTRTCSEGRTPLHEAVLWGHLDFVRIFLDANLHANKKDYKGNTALQLAAKMGHFDIVKILVEKGAQINTTDELGQTPLHKTASMANKIIVEYLIANGADPNIQDIERETVLQQAVQMGQFEVVECLIQNGADINAFDKSKRTALHYAAFEGYQNIVEYLVENGADVAATNDDGKTALELAIERKHKNIVRYLKDLENNNLRSSSQACGQFSLHDLAKIGDVEKVKQLLEIVNIEATDHNKDTALHLASFHGHAPLVEFLLEKGANTDAINNDGRIPLHLAAQLGHAKVVKQLLDKGHKSKARDKWGLTPLHRATCKGHKEVVQLLVDAGFNPNQASHRLLTPLHTAARGGHGDLIEFLVAKGAKVEVITEDKETCLHQAALKGFADTVSYLVQAFKNIIDFVNVEGRTALHIAAGKGYFTVVQHLVEAKANVHITDKYKKTALDVASENNRREIVEYLQKCNQK